From Pirellulales bacterium:
GTTGCTGGTCGCGCCGGCCATCGATTCGACTGGCTAATAGAGCTGGTATCGAGTTACTCCACCTCAGACCTGAAAGGATTACGACCATGAGTTGTCAACCGCTCAAGTTTCTATGCCTCGCCGCGATGGCGGTCGTGTGGTCGGCGCAATCAGCCTGCGCCACACCGACGGAAATCAAAGATTCGGCCGATTTTTTCTATAAATACGAAATGGATGTCAACCCTTCTGATAAAGACCTGATAGACCTGGATGCCAACGGAGACCCAGATTTGTATGTCGACAATAGTGGCGGAACCGTCACATTCGACGGCGTTGCTACTCTGTCGGGGACTAGCTCTATGGGGTCGCCTGACGGATATACCGGAACGACCTGGGCTACTTCAAACATATTCCTTGAAGATGGATATACGATTGAAGCTCGAATCAAAGTTATCTCTGACACAGGCGGCGATCCAATTTTTGGCATGACTGCGAATCCTGGCTCTACTGCCAATGCATGGTTCATGGCAGGAGCAGGGGGCCAACAATGGAGTATTGGTGGGGGCAAAGTACCCTTTGCGGCGGCGGATAACACGGATGACTTCCACGTTTTTCGTATTACCCAAGATCCTACGACCGATGCCGCGGCACCGATTTACAGTGCTTGGCGCGATGGAGTTCTGTTGAGCGGAACGCTCACCAGCGCATTCCCGAATTTGCTGTGGCGAATGCATGTTGGAG
This genomic window contains:
- a CDS encoding dockerin type I repeat-containing protein, which codes for MSCQPLKFLCLAAMAVVWSAQSACATPTEIKDSADFFYKYEMDVNPSDKDLIDLDANGDPDLYVDNSGGTVTFDGVATLSGTSSMGSPDGYTGTTWATSNIFLEDGYTIEARIKVISDTGGDPIFGMTANPGSTANAWFMAGAGGQQWSIGGGKVPFAAADNTDDFHVFRITQDPTTDAAAPIYSAWRDGVLLSGTLTSAFPNLLWRMHVGGMTGGSVGTTELDYLRFAKGAFAPPEVTQPHPGDFNGDGNVDGADFVAWQTHFPTASGASLADGDANGDGAVDGADFVIWQTSFPFPLGPGVSSVPEPAAWILGCLSIPMLLALRKRRA